In a genomic window of Streptomyces koelreuteriae:
- a CDS encoding glycerophosphodiester phosphodiesterase, producing the protein MNFLTIGHRGIMGVEPENTLRSFVAAEEAGLDAIELDLHLSKDGALVVMHDTDVDRTTDGSGPIAEKTLAELRALDAGRGERVPVFEEVLEAVQAPLQAEIKDAQAARALAEVMNQRGLAGRVEVSSFHDEAIAEIKPLVPGVRTALIASRYGTDIVDRAVAVGAETVCLNIRRLTLEVVERARKADLRIIGWVVNTQDHLRLVRAFGLDGATTDHPDIKRTGRFTA; encoded by the coding sequence TTGAACTTCCTCACCATCGGTCACCGCGGAATCATGGGTGTGGAGCCCGAGAACACCCTCCGGTCCTTCGTCGCCGCCGAGGAGGCCGGCCTCGACGCCATCGAACTCGACCTGCATCTGAGCAAGGACGGCGCGCTCGTCGTCATGCACGACACGGACGTGGACCGCACGACCGACGGCAGCGGGCCCATCGCCGAGAAGACCCTCGCCGAGCTGCGCGCCCTGGACGCGGGGCGGGGTGAGCGGGTGCCGGTCTTCGAAGAGGTCCTGGAGGCCGTCCAGGCGCCGCTCCAGGCGGAGATCAAGGACGCGCAGGCGGCGCGGGCCCTGGCCGAGGTGATGAACCAGCGCGGGCTGGCCGGGCGGGTGGAGGTCTCCTCGTTCCACGACGAGGCGATCGCCGAGATCAAGCCACTGGTGCCGGGTGTGCGGACCGCGCTGATCGCCAGCCGCTACGGCACCGACATCGTGGACCGCGCCGTCGCGGTCGGCGCCGAGACCGTCTGCCTGAACATCCGCCGGCTCACCCTGGAGGTCGTCGAGCGTGCGCGGAAGGCGGACCTGCGGATCATCGGCTGGGTGGTGAACACCCAGGACCATCTGCGGCTGGTCCGGGCGTTCGGCCTGGACGGCGCGACCACCGACCACCCGGACATCAAGCGCACGGGCCGCTTCACGGCCTAG
- a CDS encoding DUF11 domain-containing protein, producing MKHSYRLLGAAVACCALAAAGVGAGPAYAAQNMLWINAPYETMLPGADADGAAPERSLDVDVSRDVANGSVPAGRLTVDVSEIASFARVSWPANCVPESEVEAVCDMPAMPSGTESVRAATFALRALPGADDGASGYVRYSAVAGKLTSHAGETRVAVANGPDLALGKVADRRDLTPGTRTSLPTTLANNGNRTAERTLLWLYASYGLDLEKRHANCEYREEGIGTFALCVLDEAVAPGQRYALPTELGVGKQALYERFDHSVRPYSDEALAEMRGDRTWTRGTDAELDLGPAASEPDTGPREDYESVVLEARNTADLRLTGSTVAGAAGDTVTARVTVHNDGPAWVASLGVGAAVATVSFRAPEGTTVTGLPEEDCWPSAGSASPRTYYCKTPIHLRDGASHTFEIPLRIDRVVPGARSTVATANDDPELSIRKFDPDLSNNSAEIVVNR from the coding sequence ATGAAGCACTCATACCGCCTGCTCGGAGCCGCGGTCGCCTGCTGCGCTTTGGCGGCGGCCGGAGTCGGGGCCGGGCCCGCGTACGCCGCGCAGAACATGCTGTGGATCAACGCACCGTACGAGACGATGCTGCCCGGCGCGGACGCGGACGGTGCGGCACCCGAGCGCAGCCTGGACGTGGACGTCAGCCGTGACGTCGCCAACGGCTCGGTGCCGGCCGGGCGGCTGACGGTCGACGTCAGCGAGATCGCCTCGTTCGCGCGGGTGTCCTGGCCCGCGAACTGCGTGCCCGAGTCGGAGGTCGAGGCGGTCTGCGACATGCCCGCGATGCCCTCCGGGACGGAGAGCGTACGGGCCGCCACGTTCGCGCTGCGCGCGCTGCCGGGGGCGGACGACGGCGCCTCGGGGTACGTGCGCTACTCGGCCGTCGCCGGGAAGCTGACGTCCCACGCCGGCGAGACACGGGTGGCCGTGGCCAACGGGCCGGACCTCGCGCTCGGCAAGGTCGCCGACCGGCGGGACCTCACGCCGGGCACCCGGACGAGTCTGCCGACGACGCTCGCCAACAACGGAAACCGCACGGCGGAGCGCACCCTGCTGTGGCTCTACGCCTCGTACGGGCTGGACCTCGAGAAGCGGCACGCGAACTGCGAGTACCGGGAGGAGGGCATCGGCACCTTCGCCCTGTGCGTCCTGGACGAGGCCGTCGCGCCGGGGCAGCGGTACGCGCTGCCCACCGAACTCGGCGTCGGGAAGCAGGCGTTGTACGAGCGGTTCGACCACTCCGTCCGGCCGTACTCCGACGAGGCGCTCGCGGAGATGCGCGGGGACCGGACGTGGACCCGGGGCACGGACGCGGAGCTGGACCTCGGCCCGGCGGCCTCCGAGCCCGATACCGGTCCGCGGGAGGACTACGAGAGCGTCGTCCTCGAAGCCCGCAACACCGCCGACCTGAGGCTCACCGGCAGCACGGTCGCCGGGGCCGCGGGTGACACCGTGACCGCCCGGGTCACCGTGCACAACGACGGCCCGGCCTGGGTCGCCTCGCTGGGCGTGGGCGCCGCCGTCGCCACGGTGTCGTTCCGGGCACCGGAGGGCACCACGGTCACAGGCCTGCCGGAGGAGGACTGCTGGCCGTCGGCGGGCTCGGCGTCCCCGAGGACCTACTACTGCAAGACGCCCATCCATCTGCGCGACGGGGCCTCCCACACCTTCGAGATCCCGTTGCGGATCGACCGTGTGGTGCCCGGCGCCCGCAGCACCGTCGCCACCGCCAACGACGATCCCGAGCTGAGCATCAGGAAGTTCGACCCGGACCTGAGCAACAACAGCGCGGAGATCGTCGTCAACCGATGA
- a CDS encoding SDR family NAD(P)-dependent oxidoreductase: MAGNGALSGAVIAVAGAGGPAGRAALLRLAEAGATVAAADNDPERLAEAVDAARYASGGASVIGEPVDLLDLQSTRDWAAHIEKDFGRVDGVVHLVGGWRGSETFIKTSLDDWDFLELLLIRTVQHTSLAFFEALQRSERGRYLLISAAGATKPTAGNASYAAAKAAAEAWTLALADAFRKAGGAEGPTSAAAILVVKALVHDAMRAERPNAKFAGFTDVKDLAEAVVGVWDKPAAEVNGNRLWLTEKP; this comes from the coding sequence ATGGCGGGGAACGGAGCTCTCAGCGGTGCGGTGATCGCGGTGGCCGGCGCGGGCGGGCCCGCGGGCCGCGCGGCGCTGCTGCGACTGGCCGAGGCGGGGGCGACGGTCGCCGCCGCCGACAACGATCCCGAGCGGCTCGCGGAGGCCGTGGACGCGGCGCGCTACGCCTCGGGCGGCGCCAGCGTCATCGGTGAGCCCGTCGATCTGCTGGATCTGCAGTCCACCCGGGACTGGGCCGCGCACATCGAGAAGGACTTCGGCCGCGTCGACGGCGTGGTCCACCTCGTGGGCGGCTGGCGCGGCAGCGAGACCTTCATCAAGACCAGTCTCGACGACTGGGACTTCCTGGAGCTGCTGCTGATCCGCACCGTGCAGCACACCTCGCTGGCCTTCTTCGAGGCCCTGCAGCGCAGCGAGCGCGGCAGGTATCTGCTGATCAGCGCGGCCGGTGCCACGAAGCCGACCGCGGGCAACGCCTCGTACGCCGCCGCCAAGGCCGCCGCCGAGGCCTGGACGCTCGCGCTGGCCGACGCCTTCCGCAAGGCGGGGGGCGCCGAGGGCCCGACGTCCGCCGCTGCCATCCTGGTGGTGAAGGCGCTGGTGCACGACGCGATGCGCGCCGAGCGGCCCAACGCGAAGTTCGCGGGCTTCACCGACGTCAAGGACCTGGCCGAGGCCGTCGTGGGTGTCTGGGACAAGCCCGCCGCCGAAGTGAACGGAAACCGTCTGTGGCTCACCGAGAAGCCGTGA
- a CDS encoding transglutaminase-like domain-containing protein: MQLIQENPDLSAYLAADEVIDHHHPRVRETAARLAEGVADSYEYARAAFDFVRDTIPHSQDSGDLRVTWRASDVLEQRTGICYAKAHALAALLRAEDIPTALCYQELGVVHGLVAVRFAGAWHRQDPRGNKPGVDARFSLGGERLAFTPDQASGETDCPILYAAPHPVVLDALTSARDRPHLWETLPAAL, translated from the coding sequence ATGCAGCTGATCCAGGAAAACCCCGACCTCTCCGCCTACTTGGCCGCCGACGAGGTCATCGACCATCACCACCCCCGGGTGCGCGAGACCGCCGCCAGGCTCGCCGAGGGTGTCGCAGACTCGTATGAGTATGCGCGAGCAGCATTCGATTTCGTGCGCGACACCATTCCGCACTCGCAGGACTCGGGTGATCTCCGTGTCACCTGGCGCGCTTCGGATGTCCTGGAACAGCGCACCGGCATCTGCTACGCCAAGGCGCACGCGCTCGCGGCGCTGCTACGGGCCGAGGACATCCCGACCGCGCTGTGCTACCAGGAACTGGGGGTGGTGCACGGTCTGGTCGCCGTGCGGTTCGCCGGGGCGTGGCACCGGCAGGACCCCCGGGGCAACAAGCCGGGGGTGGACGCGCGGTTCTCCCTGGGCGGTGAGCGCCTCGCCTTCACGCCCGATCAGGCGTCCGGGGAGACGGACTGCCCGATTCTGTACGCCGCGCCTCACCCGGTGGTGCTCGACGCCCTCACCTCGGCCCGTGACCGGCCCCACTTGTGGGAGACGCTCCCCGCGGCACTGTGA
- a CDS encoding lysophospholipid acyltransferase family protein, with translation MAELVYRPVVGFARTLFKVWDLKIDCQGSENIPRSGGAVLVSNHISYLDFVFDGLAALPQKRLVRFMAKESVFRHRVSGPLMRGMKHIPVDRKQGETAYAHALDSLRSGEIVGVFPEATISQSFTLKSFKSGAARMAQEAGVPLIPMAVWGTQRLWTKGHPRNFKRSHIPITIRVGEAIEASRDKYAGAITRQLRERVQELLEAAQRAYPVRPKGPEDTWWMPAHLGGTAPTPEQVRAAEAH, from the coding sequence ATGGCAGAGCTCGTCTACCGTCCCGTCGTCGGTTTCGCCCGCACGCTGTTCAAGGTGTGGGACCTCAAGATCGACTGCCAGGGTTCGGAGAACATCCCGCGCTCGGGCGGCGCCGTGCTGGTGAGCAATCACATCAGCTACCTGGACTTCGTCTTCGACGGTCTGGCGGCCCTGCCGCAGAAACGTCTCGTGCGCTTCATGGCGAAGGAGTCCGTGTTCCGGCACCGGGTCTCCGGCCCGCTGATGCGCGGCATGAAGCACATCCCCGTGGACCGCAAGCAGGGCGAGACGGCCTACGCGCACGCCCTGGACTCGCTGCGGTCGGGTGAGATCGTCGGGGTCTTCCCGGAGGCGACCATCTCGCAGTCGTTCACGCTGAAGAGCTTCAAGTCGGGCGCGGCGCGCATGGCGCAGGAGGCCGGTGTCCCCCTGATCCCGATGGCGGTGTGGGGCACGCAGCGGCTGTGGACCAAGGGCCACCCCCGCAACTTCAAGCGCAGCCACATCCCCATCACGATCCGGGTCGGCGAGGCGATCGAGGCCTCCCGCGACAAGTACGCGGGCGCGATCACGCGTCAGCTCCGCGAGCGCGTGCAGGAGCTGCTCGAGGCCGCCCAGCGCGCCTACCCCGTGCGCCCGAAGGGCCCGGAGGACACCTGGTGGATGCCGGCCCACCTCGGCGGCACGGCACCGACGCCGGAGCAGGTGCGGGCGGCGGAGGCGCACTGA
- a CDS encoding DUF4395 domain-containing protein — MDIDARGPRFGAAVTAVVLAVVLVTGSAWLLAWQTLAFLLGAAGGVRRSPYGVLFAKAVRPRLGPPDDFEAPEPPRFAQAVGLLFAGLGLVGYTLGPDWLGLAATGAALAAAFLNAAFGYCLGCELYLLVRRVAVRAE, encoded by the coding sequence ATGGACATCGATGCGAGAGGGCCGCGTTTCGGCGCGGCCGTGACGGCCGTCGTCCTGGCGGTCGTCCTGGTCACGGGGAGCGCGTGGCTGCTGGCCTGGCAGACGCTGGCGTTCCTGCTCGGCGCGGCGGGCGGGGTGCGCCGGTCGCCGTACGGCGTGCTGTTCGCCAAGGCCGTACGGCCGCGACTCGGACCGCCGGACGACTTCGAGGCGCCCGAACCGCCGCGTTTCGCCCAGGCGGTGGGCCTGCTCTTCGCCGGACTCGGGCTCGTCGGCTACACCCTGGGGCCCGACTGGCTGGGACTCGCGGCGACCGGCGCGGCGCTCGCGGCGGCCTTCCTGAACGCGGCATTCGGGTACTGCTTGGGCTGCGAGTTGTACCTGCTCGTACGGCGGGTGGCGGTGCGCGCGGAGTAA
- a CDS encoding GNAT family N-acetyltransferase has translation MDTAATGLTFRDATDADVDELVALIESAYRGDDSRVGWTTEADILEGQRTDPEGVLAVIKSADSRLLTVEREGRIVACCQLEHRGDHAYFGMFAVSPRLQGEGLGKVIIAEAEGLARATWGVTEMHMTVISVRDDLIAWYERRGYRRTGRMTPFPYGDERFGIPQRDDLKFELLVKELG, from the coding sequence ATGGACACCGCCGCCACCGGACTGACCTTCCGTGATGCCACCGACGCCGACGTGGACGAGCTGGTCGCCCTGATCGAGTCGGCCTACCGGGGCGACGACAGCCGGGTCGGCTGGACCACCGAGGCGGACATTCTCGAGGGGCAGCGGACCGATCCGGAGGGTGTGCTGGCCGTCATCAAGTCGGCGGACAGCCGGTTGCTGACCGTGGAGCGGGAGGGCCGGATCGTCGCGTGCTGCCAGCTGGAGCACCGCGGGGACCACGCCTACTTCGGGATGTTCGCGGTCAGCCCCCGGCTCCAGGGCGAGGGCCTCGGCAAGGTGATCATCGCGGAGGCGGAGGGGCTGGCCCGCGCGACGTGGGGCGTGACGGAGATGCACATGACGGTGATATCCGTACGCGACGACCTCATCGCCTGGTACGAGCGACGCGGCTACCGCCGTACGGGTCGGATGACCCCCTTCCCGTACGGCGACGAGCGCTTCGGCATCCCGCAGCGCGACGACCTGAAGTTCGAGCTGCTGGTGAAAGAGCTCGGCTAG
- a CDS encoding flavin reductase family protein translates to MPSDLLATPDLLRSVFRRHAAGVAVITARGDTGPVGFTATSLASVSAEPPLLSFGVGTGSSSWPAIAATEHVGVHILGEHQQELAATFARSGADRFAEPTAWRDGPEGVPLLDGVSAWLVARVAARVPAGDHRLVLAEVLHGDPTGAGRPLLYHQGRFRRLAD, encoded by the coding sequence ATGCCTTCGGACCTCCTCGCCACGCCCGATCTCCTGCGCTCGGTCTTCCGGCGGCACGCGGCGGGAGTCGCCGTGATCACCGCTCGTGGCGACACCGGTCCGGTGGGCTTCACCGCCACCTCCCTCGCCTCCGTCTCCGCCGAGCCGCCCCTGCTGTCGTTCGGCGTCGGCACCGGCTCCTCCAGCTGGCCCGCGATCGCGGCGACCGAGCATGTCGGCGTCCACATCCTCGGCGAGCACCAGCAGGAGCTGGCCGCCACCTTCGCCCGCAGCGGAGCCGACCGCTTCGCTGAGCCCACCGCCTGGCGGGATGGACCCGAGGGTGTCCCCCTGCTCGACGGCGTGTCGGCCTGGCTGGTGGCCCGGGTCGCGGCCCGTGTGCCCGCGGGGGATCACCGGCTCGTGCTCGCCGAGGTCCTGCACGGGGACCCCACGGGCGCGGGCCGTCCGCTCCTCTACCACCAGGGGCGTTTCCGGAGGCTGGCCGACTGA
- a CDS encoding electron transfer flavoprotein subunit alpha/FixB family protein — MAEVLVYVDHVDGAVRKPTLELLTLARRIGEPVAVALGNGAADTAATLAEHGAVKVLTHEAAEYADYLVVPKVDALQAAHEAVSPAAVLVPSSAEGKEIAARLALRIGSGIITDAVDLEAGDEGPVATQSVFAASFTTKSRVSKGTPVITVKPNSAAVEAAPAAGAVEALAVSFSAQATGTKVTGRTPRESTGRPDLTEAAIVVSGGRGVNGAENFAVIEALADSLGAAVGASRAAVDAGWYPHTNQVGQTGKSVSPQLYIASGISGAIQHRAGMQTSKTIVAINKDAEAPIFDLVDYGIVGDLFEVVPALTEEIKTRKG; from the coding sequence ATGGCTGAAGTTCTCGTCTACGTCGACCACGTGGACGGCGCCGTCCGCAAGCCCACCCTGGAGCTGCTGACCCTGGCCCGCCGCATCGGCGAGCCGGTCGCCGTCGCGCTGGGCAACGGCGCCGCCGACACCGCCGCCACGCTCGCCGAGCACGGCGCGGTCAAGGTCCTCACCCACGAGGCCGCCGAGTACGCCGACTACCTGGTCGTACCGAAGGTGGACGCGCTGCAGGCCGCGCACGAGGCCGTGTCCCCGGCCGCCGTGCTGGTCCCGTCCTCCGCCGAGGGCAAGGAGATCGCCGCCCGTCTGGCGCTGCGCATCGGCTCCGGCATCATCACCGACGCCGTCGACCTGGAGGCCGGCGACGAGGGCCCGGTGGCCACGCAGTCGGTGTTCGCCGCCTCCTTCACCACCAAGTCCCGTGTCTCCAAGGGCACCCCGGTCATCACGGTCAAGCCCAACAGCGCGGCCGTGGAGGCCGCCCCGGCCGCCGGCGCGGTCGAGGCGCTCGCCGTGTCCTTCTCCGCGCAGGCCACCGGCACCAAGGTCACCGGCCGTACGCCGCGTGAGTCGACGGGCCGTCCGGACCTGACCGAGGCCGCGATCGTGGTCTCCGGTGGCCGTGGCGTCAACGGCGCGGAGAACTTCGCGGTCATCGAGGCGCTCGCCGACTCCCTCGGTGCGGCCGTCGGTGCCTCGCGTGCCGCGGTGGACGCCGGCTGGTACCCGCACACCAACCAGGTCGGCCAGACCGGCAAGTCCGTCTCGCCGCAGCTCTACATCGCCTCCGGCATCTCCGGCGCGATCCAGCACCGCGCCGGTATGCAGACGTCGAAGACGATCGTCGCGATCAACAAGGACGCCGAGGCGCCGATCTTCGACCTCGTCGACTACGGCATCGTCGGCGACCTCTTCGAGGTCGTCCCGGCCCTCACCGAGGAGATCAAGACCCGCAAGGGCTGA
- a CDS encoding threonine aldolase family protein — protein sequence MNPPKTDARRHHDPEVRGFASDNYAGAHPEVLAALALANGGHQVAYGEDAYTENLQNVVRSHFGATAEAFPVFNGTGANVVALQAVTDRWGAVICAESAHINVDECGAPERVGGLKLLTVATPDGKLTPELIDRQAFGWDDEHRAMPQVVSLTQSTELGTVYTPDEIRAICEHAHAHGMKVHVDGSRLANAAATLDVPMRTFTDAVGVDLLSLGGTKNGALFGEAVVVLNQDAVSHMKHLRKLSMQLASKMRFVSVQLEALLARDLWLRNARHANEMAQRLAEGVRAVHGVEILYPVQANAVFARLPHQVSERLQKRFRFYFWDEAAGDVRWMCAFDTTEEDVDLFLAALKEEMAR from the coding sequence GTGAACCCGCCGAAGACCGACGCGCGCCGCCATCACGACCCGGAAGTCCGCGGTTTCGCCAGCGACAACTACGCCGGCGCCCACCCGGAGGTGCTCGCCGCCCTGGCCCTGGCCAACGGCGGGCACCAGGTCGCGTACGGGGAGGACGCGTACACCGAGAACCTCCAGAACGTCGTGCGCAGCCACTTCGGCGCCACGGCCGAGGCGTTCCCGGTCTTCAACGGCACCGGCGCGAACGTCGTCGCCCTCCAGGCGGTCACCGACCGCTGGGGAGCGGTGATCTGCGCCGAGAGCGCGCACATCAACGTCGACGAGTGCGGGGCTCCCGAACGGGTCGGCGGTCTGAAGCTGCTCACCGTCGCGACGCCCGACGGCAAGCTCACGCCCGAGCTGATCGACCGGCAGGCCTTCGGCTGGGACGACGAGCACCGGGCGATGCCGCAGGTCGTCTCCCTCACCCAGTCCACCGAACTGGGCACGGTCTACACGCCGGACGAGATACGCGCCATCTGCGAGCACGCCCACGCGCACGGCATGAAGGTGCACGTGGACGGCTCCCGGCTGGCCAACGCCGCCGCCACCCTGGACGTCCCGATGCGGACGTTCACCGACGCCGTCGGCGTCGACCTCCTCTCCCTGGGCGGCACGAAGAACGGCGCCCTGTTCGGCGAGGCCGTCGTGGTCCTGAACCAGGACGCCGTCAGCCACATGAAGCATCTGCGCAAGCTGTCCATGCAGCTCGCCTCCAAGATGCGTTTCGTGTCGGTGCAGCTGGAGGCCCTGCTCGCCCGGGACCTGTGGCTGCGCAACGCCCGCCACGCCAACGAGATGGCCCAGCGCCTCGCCGAGGGCGTGCGCGCCGTGCACGGGGTGGAGATCCTCTACCCCGTGCAGGCCAACGCGGTGTTCGCCCGTCTGCCGCACCAGGTGAGCGAGCGTCTGCAGAAGCGGTTCCGCTTCTACTTCTGGGACGAGGCCGCGGGCGACGTCCGCTGGATGTGCGCCTTCGACACGACCGAGGAGGACGTGGACCTGTTCCTGGCCGCGCTGAAGGAGGAGATGGCCCGCTGA
- a CDS encoding electron transfer flavoprotein subunit beta/FixA family protein has protein sequence MSLRIVVTVKYVPDATGDRHFADDLTVDRDDVDGLLSELDEYAVEQALQISENSDDDVEITVLTVGPEDAKDALRKALSMGADKAIHVEDDDIHGTDAIGTSLVLAKAVEKAGYDLVISGMASTDGTMGVVPALLAERLGVPQVTLLSEVSVEDGTVKGRRDGDAATESLEASLPAVVSVTDQSGEARYPSFKGIMAAKKKPVESWDLSDLDLEAEEVGLEGAYTTVDGAAERPARTAGTIVKDEGEGGKQLAEFLAGQKFI, from the coding sequence GTGAGCTTGAGGATCGTTGTCACTGTGAAGTACGTGCCCGACGCCACTGGCGACCGGCACTTCGCCGATGACCTGACCGTCGACCGGGACGACGTGGACGGTCTGCTCTCCGAGCTCGACGAGTACGCGGTCGAGCAGGCGCTGCAGATCTCCGAGAACTCCGACGACGACGTGGAGATCACCGTTCTGACGGTGGGCCCCGAGGACGCCAAGGACGCCCTGCGCAAGGCGCTGTCCATGGGTGCCGACAAGGCGATCCACGTCGAGGACGACGACATTCACGGCACCGACGCCATCGGCACCTCCCTGGTCCTGGCCAAGGCCGTCGAGAAGGCCGGTTACGACCTGGTCATCTCCGGTATGGCCTCCACGGACGGCACCATGGGCGTCGTCCCCGCGCTGCTCGCCGAGCGCCTGGGCGTCCCGCAGGTCACCCTGCTGTCCGAGGTGTCGGTCGAGGACGGAACCGTCAAGGGCCGCCGCGACGGCGACGCCGCCACGGAGAGCCTGGAGGCGTCCCTGCCGGCGGTCGTGTCGGTGACCGACCAGTCGGGCGAGGCGCGTTACCCGTCCTTCAAGGGCATCATGGCGGCCAAGAAGAAGCCGGTGGAGTCCTGGGACCTGTCCGACCTGGACCTGGAGGCCGAGGAGGTCGGCCTGGAGGGTGCCTACACCACGGTCGACGGCGCGGCCGAGCGCCCGGCCCGTACCGCGGGCACGATCGTCAAGGACGAGGGCGAGGGCGGCAAGCAGCTCGCTGAGTTCCTCGCGGGCCAGAAGTTCATCTGA
- a CDS encoding DUF6421 family protein, whose amino-acid sequence MTEILVQVGSEGLVPPVARVVEHPAWPVLKDAVERIRPWQSKDGSIDFAAEGAPEPADAELAIRRAADAVLELSPLLPHDAAYHEALVKDLRRWADSGFEVPDFLDSLLAFQPAASRADGLQHLVVFPMYTQNGNPDRNLEAVVLRMVWPDWLSELERTRYDNPLFCGIKFEDFTAGYDTNSAVLFPETIAVREAPERFSWGGIFCDREAARFRRVTDAAVDILGLQLPEDVAAMVHDQKRCEEAFVLWDMVHDRTHSHGDLPFDPFMIKQRQPFWMYGLEELRCDLTAFKEAVKLSAEGVPQARDVQVAVLFDRMFRFPVTGERVRNYDGLGGQLLFAYLHKHDVVRWTDNKLTIDWERAPQVTNQLCADIEQLYRDGIDRPKLVHWFAGYELVSTYLSPHPGSKWAKGPEALDVTQPPRKLVDDVLPDEFPLSMFYEALSKKLKNVIASTKGITADGAERIAA is encoded by the coding sequence ATGACGGAAATTCTTGTGCAGGTGGGTTCGGAGGGCCTGGTTCCTCCCGTGGCCAGGGTGGTGGAGCACCCGGCATGGCCCGTGCTCAAGGATGCCGTGGAGCGGATCCGGCCATGGCAGTCCAAGGACGGGTCGATCGACTTCGCAGCCGAGGGCGCTCCGGAGCCCGCGGACGCCGAGCTGGCCATCCGCCGGGCCGCCGACGCGGTGCTGGAGCTCTCCCCGCTGCTCCCGCACGACGCCGCCTACCACGAGGCCCTGGTCAAGGACCTGCGCCGATGGGCCGACAGCGGCTTCGAGGTGCCCGACTTCCTCGACTCCCTGCTGGCCTTCCAGCCCGCGGCGAGCCGCGCCGACGGCCTCCAGCACCTGGTCGTCTTCCCGATGTACACGCAGAACGGCAACCCGGACCGCAACCTCGAAGCGGTCGTCCTGCGCATGGTCTGGCCCGACTGGCTGTCGGAGCTGGAGCGCACGCGCTACGACAACCCGCTGTTCTGCGGCATCAAGTTCGAGGACTTCACGGCCGGCTACGACACCAACTCCGCCGTCCTGTTCCCCGAGACCATCGCCGTGCGCGAGGCACCCGAGCGCTTCAGCTGGGGCGGCATCTTCTGCGACCGCGAGGCCGCCCGCTTCCGCCGGGTGACCGACGCCGCCGTCGACATCCTGGGCCTTCAGCTGCCCGAGGACGTCGCCGCGATGGTCCACGACCAGAAGCGCTGCGAGGAGGCGTTCGTCCTGTGGGACATGGTCCACGACCGCACCCACAGCCACGGCGACCTGCCGTTCGACCCGTTCATGATCAAGCAGCGGCAGCCGTTCTGGATGTACGGCCTGGAGGAGCTGCGCTGCGACCTCACCGCCTTCAAGGAGGCCGTGAAGCTGTCGGCCGAGGGCGTCCCGCAGGCCCGTGACGTGCAGGTCGCGGTGCTCTTCGACCGTATGTTCCGCTTCCCGGTCACCGGCGAGCGCGTGCGCAACTACGACGGCCTCGGCGGCCAGCTCCTCTTCGCCTACCTGCACAAGCACGACGTCGTCCGCTGGACCGACAACAAGCTGACCATCGACTGGGAGCGTGCCCCGCAGGTCACCAACCAGCTGTGCGCCGACATCGAGCAGCTCTACCGCGACGGCATCGACCGCCCCAAGCTCGTGCACTGGTTTGCCGGATACGAGCTGGTCTCCACGTACCTCTCCCCGCACCCGGGCTCGAAGTGGGCCAAGGGCCCCGAGGCCCTGGACGTGACACAGCCGCCCCGGAAACTCGTCGATGACGTGCTTCCGGACGAGTTTCCGCTGAGCATGTTCTATGAGGCACTGTCCAAGAAGCTGAAGAACGTGATCGCCTCCACCAAGGGCATCACGGCGGACGGCGCCGAGCGGATCGCCGCGTGA
- a CDS encoding TlpA family protein disulfide reductase encodes MTGLVVCVLVLAAASAYGVLRQRRSGRVRVRGRDDGKRLGAAELGAELGERATLVQFSSAFCAPCRATRRVLGEVAGVVPGVAHVEIDAEAQLDLVRRLDILKTPTVLVLDADGRVVRRATGQPRKADVIAALGEAV; translated from the coding sequence ATGACCGGACTGGTGGTGTGTGTTCTGGTGCTCGCGGCGGCGAGCGCCTACGGAGTGCTGCGACAGCGGCGGAGCGGGAGAGTGCGGGTGCGCGGGCGGGACGACGGCAAGCGGCTCGGCGCGGCGGAACTGGGCGCGGAACTCGGCGAGCGGGCCACGCTCGTGCAGTTCTCCAGCGCGTTCTGCGCGCCCTGCCGTGCGACCCGGCGGGTCCTCGGAGAGGTCGCCGGCGTGGTCCCGGGCGTGGCCCATGTCGAGATCGACGCCGAGGCCCAGCTGGACCTCGTACGACGGCTGGACATCCTCAAGACCCCGACCGTGCTGGTCCTCGACGCCGACGGCCGGGTGGTGCGGCGGGCCACCGGGCAGCCGCGCAAGGCCGATGTCATCGCCGCGCTGGGGGAGGCGGTGTGA